One window from the genome of Alkalihalobacillus sp. LMS6 encodes:
- a CDS encoding SDR family NAD(P)-dependent oxidoreductase: MNHSFEKKTALVTGAASGIGEAITRQLIEGGATVVGADLNEEALQNMQETFNDQFLPVVADVTKEADHERLVEKAVTTFGSLDFAFNVAGANKTAPIMEQSEEDWRFVIDLVLNGVFLGMKHQARQMKKQGAGAIVNVSSLNARVPMYSGAAYASSKAGVEMLTKNGALELARHGIRVNAILPGLVETPITDSFTKNESVNTMFMDRIPMKRVATPDEIASPSIFLVSEAASYVNGASLIVDGAWATSGYPDLSLLED; this comes from the coding sequence ATGAATCATTCTTTTGAAAAGAAAACGGCACTTGTAACTGGAGCAGCATCAGGCATTGGGGAAGCGATCACTAGACAATTAATTGAAGGCGGGGCAACGGTAGTAGGAGCGGATCTAAATGAAGAAGCGCTGCAAAACATGCAGGAGACCTTTAACGATCAGTTTCTTCCGGTCGTAGCGGACGTCACAAAAGAAGCGGACCATGAGCGATTGGTTGAAAAAGCGGTTACAACATTTGGTTCCTTAGATTTTGCCTTTAATGTAGCGGGCGCAAACAAAACGGCACCCATTATGGAACAGAGCGAAGAGGATTGGCGCTTTGTGATTGACCTTGTTCTGAACGGTGTTTTCCTCGGCATGAAGCATCAAGCACGACAAATGAAGAAACAAGGCGCGGGCGCGATCGTCAATGTTTCTTCCCTGAATGCTCGTGTACCAATGTATTCTGGTGCTGCATATGCTTCATCAAAAGCAGGTGTGGAGATGCTTACGAAGAACGGTGCATTAGAGCTAGCCCGCCATGGTATTCGCGTGAACGCCATTCTACCTGGTCTTGTTGAAACACCCATTACGGACTCTTTCACGAAAAATGAATCGGTCAACACGATGTTTATGGACCGAATTCCAATGAAACGAGTAGCGACACCAGATGAAATCGCGTCGCCATCGATCTTCTTAGTGAGTGAAGCGGCTAGCTATGTAAATGGTGCATCTCTCATCGTCGACGGTGCTTGGGCAACGAGTGGGTATCCAGATTTGAGTTTGCTAGAAGACTAA
- a CDS encoding TRAP transporter large permease: MAVVLMVGLLLFFAMGVPIAIALGLSSAIALLWDGNLSLIILVQRFFTSIDSFPLLAIPLFILAGTIMEVGGLSQRLVNFANAITGHLPGGLGLVMVVTSLFFSAISGSGAATAAAVGSILIPSMIARGYHKRFAAALQSASGELGIILPPSIPIILYGVTTGTSIGALFLAGVIPGLLIAAGLMIAVYGIAKKRGYKREKRATAKEFWTAFREAGLALVMPVIILGGIYLGFFTATEAAGVAVLYAFIVGFFIYREIKWQKIQDLLASSAITTSVILFIISSAGLFAWIITREGIPQQIAGMFMEISDNPIVFLMIVNVFLIAVGMFMEANALIIILAPLLTPVAMELGVDPVQFGLIMIINLAIGLCTPPVGVNLFISAQIAGIRIDEITLGMIPFYLVLLTSLVLVTYFPFFTTWLPSLLL; this comes from the coding sequence ATGGCGGTTGTGTTAATGGTTGGGTTGCTGTTGTTTTTTGCGATGGGTGTGCCGATTGCGATTGCTCTTGGCTTGTCGTCGGCGATTGCGTTGTTATGGGATGGGAACTTATCGTTAATTATTTTGGTACAGCGGTTTTTTACCTCGATTGACTCCTTTCCGCTCCTGGCGATTCCGCTGTTTATTTTAGCGGGAACGATTATGGAAGTAGGCGGCTTGTCGCAGCGTCTCGTCAACTTTGCCAATGCGATTACAGGGCACTTGCCTGGTGGCTTAGGGTTGGTCATGGTGGTGACGTCGTTGTTTTTCTCGGCGATCTCTGGCTCAGGGGCGGCGACTGCGGCGGCGGTTGGGAGCATCTTGATTCCGTCGATGATTGCTCGAGGCTACCATAAGCGGTTTGCGGCGGCGCTCCAGTCAGCATCAGGGGAGCTTGGGATTATTTTACCGCCAAGCATTCCGATTATTTTGTACGGAGTGACAACGGGAACGTCGATTGGCGCACTGTTTTTAGCAGGGGTGATTCCGGGACTGCTGATTGCGGCAGGGTTGATGATTGCGGTGTACGGGATTGCGAAGAAGCGTGGCTATAAGCGGGAAAAGCGGGCGACGGCGAAAGAATTCTGGACCGCGTTTCGTGAAGCAGGCTTGGCGCTTGTGATGCCTGTGATTATTTTAGGCGGGATTTACCTTGGCTTCTTTACGGCAACGGAAGCGGCAGGGGTCGCGGTCTTGTATGCCTTTATCGTTGGCTTCTTTATTTACCGCGAGATTAAATGGCAGAAGATTCAAGACTTGCTGGCGTCGTCCGCGATTACGACTTCGGTGATTTTATTTATTATTTCCAGCGCCGGCTTGTTTGCGTGGATCATTACTCGAGAAGGCATTCCGCAACAAATTGCCGGCATGTTTATGGAGATTTCCGACAACCCGATCGTGTTTCTGATGATTGTGAATGTGTTCCTGATTGCGGTGGGCATGTTTATGGAAGCAAATGCGCTGATCATTATTTTGGCGCCGTTGTTAACACCTGTGGCGATGGAGCTCGGGGTTGACCCGGTTCAGTTCGGCTTAATTATGATTATTAACTTGGCGATTGGCTTATGTACACCGCCAGTAGGGGTGAATCTATTTATCTCTGCACAAATAGCGGGCATACGAATTGATGAGATTACCCTTGGGATGATTCCGTTTTATCTGGTGTTGTTAACGAGTTTAGTGTTGGTGACCTATTTTCCATTTTTCACAACGTGGTTGCCGAGTCTATTATTGTAA
- a CDS encoding flagellin: MIINNNMSAMNAHRQLGANQGMAAKAQEKLSSGLRINRAGDDAAGLAISEKMRAQVRGLDQASRNAQDGISMIQTAEGALNETHSILQRMRELAVQSSNDTNTESDRAEIQKEVDELAKEITRISNDTEFNTQKLINGEKADGVTFQIGANSNQSISISFSDMSADALGVGKQEWTAATVDGDSVLQNASGTTVGTWRDAVDEDVATGVEAQVAGYYNGDTLVHAAAAAATDGDTVEGGEKLDVSNRESADAAISTIQSALDQVSAERSKLGATQNRLEHTISNLDNSSENIQAAESRIRDVDMAKEIMEFTKQNILSQASQSMLAQANQAPQQVLQLLG, encoded by the coding sequence ATGATTATCAACAACAATATGAGCGCGATGAACGCTCACCGTCAACTTGGGGCAAACCAAGGAATGGCAGCAAAAGCACAAGAAAAACTATCTTCAGGTCTTCGCATCAACCGTGCAGGGGATGACGCAGCAGGTCTAGCAATCTCTGAAAAAATGCGCGCGCAAGTTCGTGGTTTGGATCAAGCAAGCCGTAATGCGCAAGATGGGATTTCTATGATCCAAACGGCTGAGGGTGCGCTTAATGAGACGCATTCGATTTTACAAAGAATGCGTGAGTTGGCTGTACAATCTTCAAATGATACAAATACTGAGTCAGATCGTGCTGAAATTCAAAAAGAAGTAGATGAATTAGCAAAAGAAATTACTCGTATCTCTAATGATACTGAGTTTAACACTCAGAAGTTGATCAATGGTGAGAAAGCGGATGGAGTTACATTCCAAATTGGAGCTAACAGTAACCAAAGTATTTCAATCAGCTTCTCCGATATGAGTGCAGATGCTTTAGGAGTAGGTAAGCAAGAGTGGACTGCCGCTACTGTTGATGGCGATAGTGTCCTTCAAAATGCTTCAGGAACAACTGTGGGAACTTGGAGAGATGCTGTAGATGAAGATGTAGCAACCGGTGTTGAAGCCCAAGTTGCTGGTTACTATAATGGAGATACATTAGTTCATGCAGCAGCAGCAGCGGCAACTGATGGTGATACTGTTGAAGGCGGAGAGAAATTAGATGTATCTAACCGTGAAAGTGCTGATGCAGCTATCTCGACAATCCAAAGTGCGCTTGATCAAGTATCTGCAGAACGCTCTAAATTAGGTGCAACTCAAAACCGTCTTGAGCACACAATCTCTAACTTGGACAACTCTTCTGAGAACATCCAAGCTGCTGAGTCTCGTATCCGTGACGTTGACATGGCGAAAGAGATTATGGAATTTACGAAACAAAACATTTTGTCTCAAGCATCTCAATCTATGCTTGCTCAAGCAAACCAAGCGCCACAACAAGTTCTTCAGTTACTTGGATAA
- a CDS encoding Uma2 family endonuclease, with translation MSAESHFNGRRNRNRRNLIIQKAKRLKTLRKQALISQFESSNVYARMTLANFEHFREQRTNEDKRLEFIDDFVYMTPSPSIKHQRISRELLTGLNLALKHTACEVFDAPTDLVLKVNNETNIVIPDLFVVCNLDEDDANRVTKTPKLIIEILSKNRKDDEVTKLIKYQQAQVPEYWIVDPEDMKITQYILNSTGKYPPDGNVYHDGTITSDHVPSYTASVTEIVGSR, from the coding sequence ATGTCGGCTGAGTCACACTTCAATGGTAGAAGGAACCGAAATAGACGAAATCTCATTATTCAAAAAGCAAAGAGGTTAAAGACGTTACGGAAGCAAGCGCTTATCAGTCAATTTGAATCCAGTAACGTTTATGCACGCATGACGCTAGCCAATTTTGAACATTTCCGAGAACAAAGGACGAACGAAGATAAACGTCTAGAGTTTATTGACGATTTTGTTTATATGACCCCTTCTCCATCCATTAAACATCAAAGAATCTCGAGAGAACTATTAACAGGGCTCAACTTAGCTCTAAAGCATACAGCATGTGAAGTGTTTGACGCACCGACTGATTTAGTTCTTAAAGTCAACAACGAGACAAATATTGTTATCCCGGACCTCTTCGTCGTTTGTAACCTTGATGAAGACGATGCCAATCGCGTCACAAAAACACCTAAGCTGATCATCGAAATTTTGAGTAAGAACAGAAAAGATGACGAAGTCACAAAACTGATTAAATACCAACAAGCCCAAGTACCAGAATACTGGATTGTCGACCCTGAAGATATGAAGATTACACAATACATTTTAAATTCAACAGGAAAGTACCCACCCGATGGAAACGTCTATCACGATGGGACGATTACATCAGATCATGTACCGAGCTACACTGCATCCGTTACCGAAATAGTCGGAAGCAGATAA
- a CDS encoding ribulose-bisphosphate carboxylase large subunit family protein: protein MERVYATYLVETPYSLDHAAAAMAGEQSTGTFTDVPGETRAVKEQHRAHVISIESLESMETPSLETSVRGERYQRGRVTLSFPFHNIGASIPQLLATVAGNLYELRELTGLRLEKLVLSPSFYEAYQGPQFGVAGTRAAAGVASGPIIGTIIKPSVGLREDGLRTVVRELAEAEIDFIKDDELTANPPYLPLEERVRVVMDELNRVAEVTGKRPLYACNITGDVDEMEANYEAVVRGGGNGVMVSVNSVGFAGLAKLRSYATLPIHGHRNQWGMLTRHPLLGMSFDVYQTLVRLAGADQLHCNGIDSKFYEANESVARSIAACLQEEDGPRPLMPVLSSGQWADSAVKTYALARTTDVMHLAGGGILAHPSGTKAGVRSMRQGWEAAVKGVALAEYGEAHGELREAIEAFGGRR from the coding sequence GTGGAACGGGTGTATGCAACGTATCTTGTGGAAACGCCATATTCCCTTGACCATGCCGCCGCGGCCATGGCAGGGGAACAATCAACCGGGACATTTACCGACGTGCCTGGGGAAACGCGGGCGGTGAAAGAACAGCACCGGGCGCATGTGATCAGCATCGAGTCGTTGGAAAGCATGGAAACGCCGTCGCTTGAAACGTCGGTAAGAGGCGAACGCTACCAACGGGGGCGGGTGACGTTGTCATTTCCGTTTCATAATATCGGCGCGTCGATTCCGCAGCTTCTGGCAACGGTAGCGGGAAATTTGTACGAACTGCGGGAGCTAACTGGCTTGCGCTTGGAGAAGCTGGTGCTGTCGCCTTCGTTTTATGAAGCGTATCAAGGCCCGCAGTTTGGCGTTGCGGGCACAAGAGCGGCGGCAGGTGTGGCGAGTGGACCGATCATTGGCACGATAATCAAACCGAGCGTGGGCTTGCGGGAGGACGGCTTGCGAACGGTGGTGCGGGAATTGGCAGAAGCGGAAATCGACTTTATTAAAGATGATGAGCTAACGGCGAATCCCCCATACTTGCCTCTCGAGGAGCGGGTGCGAGTTGTGATGGACGAGCTGAACCGTGTGGCGGAGGTGACAGGGAAGCGACCGCTATATGCGTGCAACATTACCGGAGATGTGGACGAGATGGAAGCCAACTATGAAGCAGTGGTGCGTGGAGGCGGGAACGGCGTGATGGTGAGCGTGAACAGTGTCGGGTTCGCAGGCCTCGCGAAGTTGCGCTCGTACGCGACACTGCCGATTCACGGGCATCGCAACCAATGGGGGATGCTGACGCGTCATCCGTTGCTTGGCATGAGCTTCGACGTCTATCAAACGTTGGTGCGCCTAGCTGGTGCGGATCAGCTGCATTGCAACGGGATCGACAGCAAATTTTACGAAGCGAATGAGTCGGTGGCGCGCTCGATTGCGGCATGCTTGCAGGAAGAAGATGGGCCACGTCCGCTCATGCCAGTGCTGTCGTCAGGGCAGTGGGCAGACAGTGCGGTGAAGACGTATGCGCTGGCGAGGACGACGGACGTGATGCATCTGGCCGGGGGCGGGATTCTGGCGCACCCGAGCGGGACGAAGGCCGGGGTGCGGAGCATGCGGCAAGGCTGGGAGGCGGCGGTGAAGGGCGTGGCGCTGGCTGAGTACGGGGAGGCGCACGGGGAGTTGCGGGAGGCGATTGAGGCGTTTGGGGGGAGGAGGTAG
- a CDS encoding GntR family transcriptional regulator → MTPEKPLLRDVAYQEIKARILKGELYPTQVLSERFFIELLAMSKTPIKSALAKLESEGFVTVTSNQGVMIRDLTVERIVHIYDLRVALESYVVERISGKLLREHVAKLEANLFESEHAIEEGDGEAFTEIDHQFHLLLCECFGNKEIYHMLLRYNAHLQRITLKHLQQDMTRMAHFHKEHVNVVDALIRGDGQARRLMVAHLEGAKRQLFL, encoded by the coding sequence ATGACGCCTGAGAAACCGTTGCTACGAGATGTGGCGTATCAAGAAATTAAAGCGCGAATTCTAAAAGGAGAGCTGTATCCGACGCAAGTGTTGTCAGAGCGGTTTTTCATTGAACTATTGGCGATGAGCAAAACGCCGATTAAGTCTGCATTGGCAAAGTTGGAATCCGAAGGATTTGTGACCGTCACATCCAATCAAGGCGTGATGATCCGTGATTTAACCGTCGAGCGAATTGTGCATATTTATGATTTACGAGTGGCGCTCGAATCGTATGTCGTCGAACGAATTAGTGGGAAGCTGCTGCGAGAGCACGTGGCAAAACTAGAAGCGAATCTATTTGAGTCAGAACACGCAATTGAAGAGGGCGATGGCGAAGCCTTTACGGAGATTGACCATCAGTTCCACTTATTATTGTGTGAATGTTTTGGTAATAAAGAGATCTATCACATGCTGTTGCGCTATAACGCCCACCTTCAGCGAATAACGCTTAAACATTTACAGCAAGACATGACGAGAATGGCCCATTTTCACAAAGAGCATGTGAACGTAGTCGATGCGCTTATACGTGGGGATGGGCAGGCACGAAGGCTGATGGTGGCCCATTTAGAAGGCGCGAAGCGTCAGTTGTTTCTATAG
- a CDS encoding metal ABC transporter permease, with translation MEMFLYGFMQRAFQASVLISLIAPMLGLFLILRRQSLMADTLAHVSLAGVALGLLVSINPTWTNMLMVVAIAILLEYVRMLYRSYSEVSIAILMSAGMALALFLMSLNQGGTTLNINQFLFGSIVTISQEQVWMLYILAAILLILYIVFRKAMYVLIFDEETAFTAGLPVKTMSILFNVLIGVTIAVIMPIVGSLLVSAILILPAAISMRISRSFASTILIGIPIALTGMLSGLVTSYEFGTPPGATITLILIIIFTLTIVLKRLFRFKYKREPV, from the coding sequence TTGGAGATGTTTCTCTATGGATTCATGCAAAGAGCTTTCCAAGCCTCCGTCCTGATTTCACTCATTGCACCGATGCTCGGACTGTTTCTCATTTTGCGTCGGCAATCGTTGATGGCGGATACCTTGGCCCACGTGTCTTTAGCTGGTGTCGCCCTCGGTTTATTAGTCAGCATCAACCCAACGTGGACCAATATGCTCATGGTTGTAGCAATAGCGATTTTGCTTGAGTACGTGCGGATGCTGTATCGCTCTTATTCCGAAGTATCGATTGCGATTCTCATGTCTGCCGGGATGGCCCTCGCCCTATTCTTGATGAGCTTGAATCAAGGCGGAACCACGCTAAACATCAACCAATTTCTATTCGGTTCCATCGTGACGATCAGCCAAGAACAAGTATGGATGCTGTACATCTTAGCCGCTATCCTCCTTATTCTTTACATCGTCTTTCGAAAGGCAATGTACGTCTTAATTTTTGATGAAGAAACGGCCTTTACTGCTGGCTTACCTGTAAAAACGATGTCGATCTTATTTAACGTCTTAATTGGGGTCACGATTGCGGTCATCATGCCAATTGTCGGCTCGCTTTTAGTATCCGCTATTCTCATTTTGCCCGCTGCCATTTCCATGCGCATCAGCCGCAGTTTTGCCAGCACCATCCTCATCGGCATTCCCATTGCGCTAACAGGCATGTTGAGCGGCTTAGTCACCTCTTATGAATTCGGTACACCACCAGGCGCCACGATTACGCTTATTCTTATCATCATTTTCACTCTTACCATCGTGCTCAAACGACTCTTTCGTTTCAAATACAAGCGTGAACCCGTGTAA
- a CDS encoding TRAP transporter small permease: MRAVIGAIDQVNKVIRWVIAGMLALLAVLVIVQIASRFVLPFSVHWTDEVARYAMIYVTFVGAALALRHARLIAIELLPESLPFRARTVLKLTTLVLSMGFFLVLIVQGWAMIGSVAGQTSAAAQFSMGIPYAAIPIGAMLLFMNSVALFLELVLALRAGEEAS; this comes from the coding sequence ATGCGAGCAGTGATTGGAGCGATTGATCAAGTGAATAAGGTGATTCGCTGGGTGATTGCGGGGATGCTGGCGCTGTTGGCGGTGCTGGTAATCGTGCAAATTGCGAGCCGGTTTGTGCTGCCGTTTTCCGTCCATTGGACGGATGAGGTGGCGCGCTATGCGATGATTTACGTGACGTTTGTTGGCGCGGCGCTTGCCTTGCGTCATGCCCGCTTGATTGCGATTGAGCTGTTGCCAGAAAGCTTGCCGTTTCGGGCGCGGACGGTCTTGAAATTGACGACGCTCGTACTGTCGATGGGGTTTTTCCTCGTCTTGATTGTGCAAGGCTGGGCGATGATCGGTTCGGTTGCTGGTCAAACCTCAGCGGCGGCGCAGTTTTCCATGGGGATTCCGTATGCGGCGATTCCAATCGGAGCGATGCTGTTGTTCATGAATAGCGTGGCGCTGTTTTTAGAACTGGTGCTGGCGCTTCGAGCAGGGGAGGAGGCGAGCTAA
- a CDS encoding TRAP transporter substrate-binding protein, translating to MKQAGWVIASVFVLSACGGGSASGGEVTLSLGHIANEKDAWHKGAIRFAELVEEKTDGSVTVDLFPSSQLGSDRDLIEGMQLGTVDFALVAGVLSNFHEPFSILELPYLFEDEAHLENVLYGEVGDGLKEELLAETDVRGLAFWMRGPRQLTAHKAVESPEALSGLKIRVPEIPASISAWEEMGAAPTAMAFGEVYSSLQTGVIDGQENPLALIESNTLQEVQDYLMLTNHVYGYVMLTMSEATYEKLSPEQQEAVEAAAQEATEYENALVAEMEVELLATLEEAGMTVIEPDTEPFNELATRVHGTYAERYGQDLYDAIVAAADE from the coding sequence ATGAAACAAGCAGGTTGGGTAATCGCTAGTGTGTTCGTACTGTCGGCGTGTGGCGGCGGAAGCGCGAGTGGTGGTGAGGTGACGTTAAGTCTTGGACATATTGCCAATGAGAAAGATGCGTGGCATAAAGGGGCGATTCGGTTTGCGGAGCTCGTGGAGGAAAAAACGGATGGGAGCGTGACGGTGGACTTGTTTCCGAGTTCGCAACTAGGGAGCGACCGAGACTTGATTGAAGGGATGCAGCTCGGCACGGTGGATTTTGCGCTTGTTGCCGGGGTGTTGTCCAATTTTCACGAACCGTTTTCGATTTTGGAACTGCCGTATTTGTTCGAGGATGAAGCCCACTTGGAAAACGTCTTGTATGGCGAGGTGGGGGATGGCTTAAAGGAAGAGCTGTTGGCCGAAACGGATGTCCGCGGACTGGCGTTTTGGATGCGGGGGCCGCGGCAGTTAACGGCACATAAAGCGGTCGAGTCACCTGAGGCATTGTCGGGTTTGAAAATTCGAGTGCCGGAAATTCCGGCGTCGATCTCGGCTTGGGAAGAGATGGGAGCAGCACCAACGGCAATGGCGTTTGGGGAAGTGTACTCCTCTTTGCAAACCGGAGTGATTGACGGGCAGGAGAATCCGCTGGCGCTGATTGAAAGCAATACGCTTCAGGAAGTGCAGGATTATTTGATGCTAACCAACCATGTATATGGCTATGTGATGCTGACAATGAGCGAGGCGACGTACGAGAAGCTATCGCCTGAACAGCAGGAGGCGGTCGAAGCGGCGGCACAAGAAGCAACGGAGTATGAAAATGCGCTGGTGGCGGAGATGGAAGTGGAGCTCCTGGCGACGTTGGAAGAAGCGGGGATGACCGTGATTGAACCAGATACGGAGCCGTTTAATGAGCTGGCGACGAGGGTGCACGGGACGTATGCGGAGCGGTACGGGCAAGACCTGTATGATGCGATTGTGGCGGCGGCTGATGAGTAG
- a CDS encoding zinc-binding dehydrogenase yields the protein MKAVMVKAPYDVVIEEVDKRALKRDEVRVRVHVAGICGSDVHTYKGLHPFRVPPVVMGHEASGVVVECGDDVDTVDVGERVTVLPQKGCGVCPKCARGRSNLCSKREAPGVGEWMGLMVEEMIVPACCVYKLRDEISDEAGVLAEPLAVAVHAVKKANLGIAGRVAILGAGPIGLLTLAVARYVGVAHVTITDVQAEALVRAQVLGANQVIQLGVDEAALAQERGLCDAVFIAAGAPGVVNQSMDLLKKGGRAVAVAMFPGEQPLDVVALQQGERELVGSMTYTPEDMDVALTMLAQGVVPVEALVSHVLPYTEAREAFALVHEKRDGAMKILLSFRDEGGEDDETSRLGNR from the coding sequence ATGAAAGCCGTGATGGTAAAGGCACCATACGATGTGGTAATTGAAGAGGTGGACAAGCGGGCGTTGAAACGAGACGAGGTGCGCGTCCGTGTTCACGTAGCGGGGATTTGTGGGTCGGATGTGCATACGTACAAAGGGTTGCATCCGTTTCGTGTGCCTCCAGTAGTAATGGGGCATGAAGCGAGTGGCGTTGTCGTGGAATGTGGTGACGATGTAGATACCGTTGACGTTGGCGAGCGGGTGACGGTGTTGCCGCAAAAAGGCTGTGGTGTATGTCCTAAGTGTGCGCGAGGTCGATCCAATCTGTGTTCGAAGCGAGAAGCGCCAGGCGTTGGTGAGTGGATGGGCTTAATGGTGGAAGAGATGATTGTGCCTGCCTGCTGTGTGTACAAGCTCCGTGATGAGATAAGCGATGAGGCTGGGGTGTTAGCCGAACCTCTTGCGGTGGCGGTGCATGCGGTGAAGAAAGCGAACCTTGGGATTGCTGGACGTGTGGCGATTTTAGGGGCAGGGCCGATTGGTTTGCTGACGCTGGCGGTTGCACGGTATGTCGGGGTCGCACATGTCACGATTACCGATGTGCAAGCCGAGGCGTTAGTGCGGGCGCAGGTGCTAGGTGCGAATCAGGTGATCCAGCTTGGTGTGGACGAAGCGGCATTGGCGCAGGAGCGGGGCTTGTGTGATGCGGTTTTTATCGCGGCAGGCGCGCCAGGTGTGGTGAACCAAAGCATGGATTTGCTGAAAAAAGGCGGACGGGCTGTGGCTGTAGCGATGTTTCCGGGGGAGCAGCCGCTGGATGTCGTGGCGCTCCAGCAAGGCGAGCGGGAGCTGGTTGGCTCGATGACGTATACGCCTGAGGATATGGACGTGGCGCTGACGATGCTGGCGCAAGGGGTTGTGCCGGTGGAAGCACTGGTGAGTCATGTGCTGCCGTATACGGAGGCGCGGGAGGCGTTTGCGCTTGTACACGAAAAGCGGGACGGGGCGATGAAAATATTGCTGTCGTTTCGAGATGAAGGAGGGGAAGACGATGAAACAAGCAGGTTGGGTAATCGCTAG
- a CDS encoding class II aldolase/adducin family protein, which produces MNQALREMGKALAKARYVYASAGNVSMRHEGETMLITASGSDLASLQLDDVGICSFDGTWRGRRKPSKEWRMHGVCYETWADVGAVIHATPFYATWLGCMNEQEDLSGLFVEAMYYLRRIERVPYLDPGSEELAEAVGEAIRRGNILLLENHGVLIAETSLNEAWAALETLEMAAKMVVLAQVSGSTMNQVDEAKQEAFLRSERYKPAHPLHQQMEGGR; this is translated from the coding sequence GTGAATCAAGCGCTTAGGGAGATGGGCAAAGCCTTGGCGAAAGCCCGCTATGTGTATGCGTCTGCTGGCAATGTAAGCATGCGTCATGAAGGAGAAACGATGTTGATTACGGCGAGCGGCAGTGATTTGGCGAGTCTTCAGCTCGATGATGTGGGGATTTGTTCGTTTGACGGAACGTGGCGCGGGAGGCGAAAGCCGTCAAAAGAGTGGCGGATGCATGGGGTGTGCTATGAAACGTGGGCAGACGTAGGTGCGGTCATCCATGCGACGCCTTTTTATGCGACGTGGCTCGGGTGTATGAACGAGCAAGAGGACTTGTCTGGTCTGTTTGTAGAGGCGATGTATTATTTACGGCGGATCGAGCGGGTACCGTATCTTGATCCAGGGTCGGAAGAACTGGCGGAAGCGGTTGGAGAAGCGATCAGACGAGGGAACATCCTCTTGCTGGAAAACCACGGTGTGTTAATTGCGGAAACGAGCTTAAACGAGGCGTGGGCGGCACTTGAGACGTTGGAGATGGCGGCAAAAATGGTGGTGCTGGCGCAGGTGTCAGGTTCAACGATGAATCAAGTGGATGAAGCGAAGCAGGAAGCATTTTTGCGGTCGGAACGCTACAAGCCTGCTCATCCGCTTCACCAACAGATGGAAGGAGGACGCTAA